A single region of the Paraburkholderia megapolitana genome encodes:
- the gpmA gene encoding 2,3-diphosphoglycerate-dependent phosphoglycerate mutase yields the protein MYKLVLIRHGESTWNKENRFTGWVDVDLTEQGNREAQQAGVLLKESGYTFDIAYTSVLKRAIRTLWHVQDQMDLMYLPVVHSWRLNERHYGALSGLNKAETAAKYGDEQVLVWRRSYDTPPPALEPSDERTAYADPRYTKVPHADLPLTECLKDTVARVLPIWNESIAPAVKSGRKVLIAAHGNSLRALIKYLDGISDNDIVGLNIPNGIPLVYELDENLKPLTHYYLGDQEAIAQAQAAVAKQGKAG from the coding sequence ATGTACAAACTCGTTCTCATCCGCCACGGCGAATCGACGTGGAACAAGGAAAACCGCTTCACCGGCTGGGTCGACGTCGACCTGACCGAGCAGGGTAACCGCGAGGCGCAGCAAGCCGGCGTCCTGCTGAAGGAATCGGGCTACACGTTCGATATCGCCTACACATCCGTGCTGAAGCGCGCGATCCGTACGCTCTGGCACGTGCAGGATCAGATGGACCTGATGTATCTGCCGGTCGTGCATTCGTGGCGTCTGAACGAGCGCCATTACGGCGCGCTGTCGGGGCTGAACAAGGCCGAAACCGCGGCGAAGTACGGCGACGAGCAGGTGCTGGTCTGGCGCCGCAGCTACGACACGCCGCCGCCCGCACTCGAACCGTCCGACGAGCGCACCGCCTACGCCGACCCGCGCTACACGAAGGTGCCGCACGCCGATCTGCCGCTCACCGAGTGCCTGAAGGACACGGTCGCACGCGTGCTGCCGATCTGGAACGAATCGATTGCGCCGGCCGTCAAGTCGGGCCGCAAGGTGCTGATCGCGGCGCACGGCAACTCGCTGCGCGCGCTGATCAAGTACCTCGACGGTATTTCGGACAACGATATCGTCGGCCTGAACATTCCGAACGGGATCCCGCTCGTCTATGAACTCGACGAGAACCTGAAGCCGCTCACGCACTACTACCTCGGCGACCAGGAAGCGATCGCGCAGGCGCAGGCCGCGGTCGCGAAGCAGGGCAAGGCGGGTTGA
- a CDS encoding rhodanese-like domain-containing protein: MKFFTDYTNLVLIAIVLISGGLLLWPALSRRGRGGVTAGEATQLINRRNAVVVDLRSAADFATGHLPSARHVEFAELQAKVGQLVKNKNNPVLLVCQTGQQSNKAVRVVQDAGYAEVHVLQGGLNAWQQAGMPVVKQGAAK, translated from the coding sequence GTGAAGTTTTTCACCGATTACACAAACCTTGTACTCATCGCGATCGTCCTCATTTCTGGTGGGTTGCTCCTGTGGCCGGCGCTCAGCCGCCGTGGCCGCGGCGGCGTTACCGCCGGCGAAGCCACGCAGCTGATCAACCGGCGCAACGCCGTGGTCGTCGATCTGCGTTCGGCGGCGGATTTCGCGACCGGTCATCTGCCGTCGGCACGCCATGTCGAATTTGCCGAATTGCAGGCGAAGGTTGGCCAGCTTGTGAAGAACAAGAACAATCCGGTGCTGCTGGTGTGTCAGACTGGCCAGCAGTCGAACAAGGCGGTGCGCGTCGTGCAGGATGCGGGTTACGCCGAAGTCCATGTTCTGCAGGGCGGTCTCAACGCCTGGCAGCAGGCCGGCATGCCGGTCGTGAAGCAAGGAGCTGCAAAGTGA
- the grxC gene encoding glutaredoxin 3, with protein MNKVIMYSTQVCPYCQMAERLLKSRGVEHVEKVLIDKDPTRREEMMTRTGRRTVPQVFIGDTHVGGYDDLSALDRKGGLTPLLEVAA; from the coding sequence GTGAACAAAGTGATCATGTACAGCACGCAGGTGTGTCCGTATTGCCAGATGGCCGAACGTCTTTTAAAGTCGCGCGGCGTCGAGCATGTTGAAAAAGTGCTCATCGACAAGGATCCGACCCGGCGCGAAGAAATGATGACGCGTACCGGCCGGCGTACGGTGCCGCAGGTATTCATCGGCGACACACATGTGGGCGGTTACGATGATCTTTCCGCGCTCGACCGCAAGGGCGGTCTGACGCCGCTGCTGGAAGTCGCCGCTTAA
- the secB gene encoding protein-export chaperone SecB: MSDENNQPFFNIQRVYLKDMSLEQPNSPAIFLEQEMPSVEVEVDVKAERLAESVFEILVTGTVTAKVSDKVAFLIEAKQAGIFDIRNIPAEQVDPLVGIACPTILFPYLRSNIADAITRAGFPPIHLAEINFQALYEQRLAQIASQESAAQSTAKH, encoded by the coding sequence ATGTCCGACGAGAATAACCAGCCGTTCTTCAACATCCAGCGTGTCTACTTGAAGGACATGTCGCTCGAGCAACCGAACTCGCCGGCCATCTTCCTCGAACAGGAAATGCCGTCGGTCGAGGTCGAAGTCGACGTGAAGGCCGAACGCCTCGCAGAAAGCGTGTTCGAAATCCTCGTTACCGGCACCGTGACCGCCAAGGTTTCGGACAAGGTCGCGTTCCTGATCGAAGCGAAGCAGGCTGGCATTTTCGACATCCGCAACATTCCGGCAGAACAGGTCGATCCGCTCGTCGGCATCGCTTGCCCGACCATCCTGTTCCCGTATCTGCGCTCGAACATCGCCGACGCGATCACCCGCGCAGGTTTCCCGCCCATCCATCTCGCCGAAATCAACTTCCAGGCGCTCTACGAGCAGCGTCTCGCGCAGATTGCGTCGCAGGAAAGCGCGGCGCAAAGCACCGCGAAACACTGA
- a CDS encoding NAD(P)H-dependent glycerol-3-phosphate dehydrogenase translates to MKVAVLGAGAWGTALAGHLAARHDAVLWARDSALVAELSTAHENAHYLAGVALPRALRYETQLAAALAHGAADDALCVVATPVAGLRGLLRAMRDAAAVPAHIVWLCKGFDADTQRLPHQVVAEELAGHPSNGVLSGPSFAREVAQGLPVALTVASTSAQCRERTVAAFHHGAMRIYTGDDVVGVEVGGAVKNVLAIATGIADGLGLGLNARAALITRGLAEMSRLGATLGGRTETFTGLTGLGDLILTATGDLSRNRTVGMQLAAGRPLDAILGTLGHVAEGVRCAQAVLAIANAHGIDMPITQAVCAVLFEGVAPRDAVSALLRRDAKAE, encoded by the coding sequence ATGAAGGTTGCCGTCCTCGGCGCCGGTGCATGGGGCACCGCACTCGCCGGCCATCTGGCCGCGCGGCACGATGCGGTGCTCTGGGCGCGCGACAGCGCGCTCGTCGCCGAACTCTCCACAGCACATGAAAACGCCCACTATCTAGCGGGCGTTGCTTTGCCGCGCGCGCTGCGCTACGAAACGCAGCTTGCCGCCGCGCTCGCGCACGGCGCCGCTGACGACGCGTTGTGTGTCGTCGCGACGCCGGTTGCGGGGCTGCGCGGACTGCTGCGCGCGATGCGCGATGCGGCGGCGGTACCGGCGCATATCGTGTGGCTGTGTAAGGGTTTCGATGCGGACACGCAGCGTTTGCCGCATCAGGTCGTGGCAGAAGAGCTTGCCGGTCATCCGAGTAACGGCGTGCTGTCGGGTCCGAGCTTCGCGCGCGAAGTGGCGCAGGGCTTGCCCGTTGCATTGACGGTGGCGAGTACGTCGGCGCAGTGTCGCGAGCGCACCGTCGCTGCGTTTCATCACGGCGCGATGCGCATCTATACCGGCGACGACGTCGTCGGCGTCGAAGTGGGCGGCGCGGTCAAGAACGTGCTGGCTATTGCCACCGGCATTGCCGACGGTCTGGGCCTCGGGCTCAATGCGCGCGCGGCGCTGATCACGCGCGGTCTGGCGGAAATGTCGCGTCTCGGCGCGACGCTCGGCGGCCGCACGGAAACGTTCACCGGTCTGACCGGGCTCGGCGATCTGATTCTCACCGCTACCGGCGATCTCTCGCGCAACCGGACAGTCGGTATGCAGCTTGCGGCGGGTCGTCCGCTCGACGCGATTCTCGGCACCCTCGGCCACGTCGCGGAAGGCGTGCGCTGCGCGCAGGCCGTGCTAGCCATCGCCAATGCGCACGGCATCGACATGCCGATCACGCAGGCGGTGTGCGCGGTACTGTTCGAAGGCGTCGCACCGCGCGATGCGGTCAGTGCGCTGTTGCGGCGCGACGCGAAGGCCGAGTAA
- a CDS encoding penicillin acylase family protein yields the protein MNPPSPRLRRRYSAWLITLFCILIALVAVIAIAAWATLRASLPQLDGTHVVSTLSAPVTINRDALGVPTLQGRTRADVAFGIGFVQAQDRFFQMDLLRRVAAGEMSELIGPAALPLDRRNRLHRFRERAQALIAALPPEQRQLVDQYTAGVNDGLKSLASRPFEYWLLRTQPAAWRPEDTLLTVYTMYFDLQGDEEYRILSRAALRERIPADLFAFMLPATSHWDAPFDVAVPAHDALVSPPATRPDWLSTSKPASVAAHEAGSVEDGAMINRSMIGSNNWAVDGAHSAHGGALLANDMHLGLSLPNIWYRLSMTWPGPDGQMRHVTGVSLPGVPLVIAGSNGQIAWGFTDSYGRYIDLIELQRNPADPLQYRVADGSWARSTVYHERIAVKGAAPVDLPVIETQWGPQIVVGSHAYALRWVAHDREAINMNLQQLEGTTSVADALHVAQISGIPTQNFTVADAHGKIGWTLAGPVPHRDTATDLPNGPLSDLPFDSATYRGWQGYLAPDAYPSRIDPPLGRLWTANNRTLPLDEAALYGDGGTDLGARASQIRDDLLALPHASERDLLAIQTDDRALWIETWRHVALDALDADALKDHPQRAAFRQAIEQWNGRADVDGTGYRLVRGFYFSLFDAWFGKLDATLKATDPKLGYRAASSRHEAVMEALAAHHAWVPDGFADWRAFMLDRIDHTIGQLPAGTKVEDARWGERNRSAIAHPFAQMIPAWLPWVRDSLSAPHDELPGDFYMPRVQSPTFGASERMVVSPGREQDGIFEMPGGQSGHPMSPYFLAGHEAWVHGEATPFLPGSAVHRLELRP from the coding sequence ATGAATCCTCCGAGTCCTCGCTTAAGAAGGCGGTATTCCGCCTGGTTGATCACACTGTTCTGCATCTTGATCGCGCTTGTTGCGGTCATCGCAATCGCCGCCTGGGCGACCTTGCGTGCAAGCCTCCCGCAGCTCGATGGAACCCATGTGGTCTCGACGCTCTCCGCGCCGGTGACGATTAATCGCGATGCGCTCGGTGTGCCGACACTACAGGGCCGCACGCGCGCTGACGTGGCCTTTGGTATTGGCTTCGTGCAGGCGCAGGATCGCTTCTTCCAGATGGACCTGCTGCGCCGTGTCGCCGCGGGCGAGATGTCCGAACTGATCGGTCCGGCCGCGCTGCCACTCGATCGCCGCAACCGGCTGCACCGCTTTCGCGAACGCGCACAGGCGCTGATTGCCGCGCTGCCTCCCGAGCAGCGGCAACTGGTCGATCAATACACGGCGGGCGTCAACGACGGGCTCAAGTCGCTGGCTTCGCGCCCGTTCGAATACTGGCTGCTGCGCACGCAGCCCGCGGCGTGGCGTCCCGAGGACACGCTGCTCACTGTCTATACGATGTACTTCGATCTGCAGGGCGACGAGGAATACCGCATCCTGTCGCGTGCCGCGTTGCGCGAGCGCATACCCGCGGATCTGTTTGCCTTCATGCTTCCCGCAACCAGCCACTGGGACGCGCCGTTCGATGTCGCTGTGCCTGCACACGACGCGCTCGTGAGCCCGCCCGCAACGCGCCCGGACTGGTTGTCCACGTCGAAACCGGCGAGCGTCGCAGCGCATGAAGCCGGTTCGGTGGAAGACGGCGCGATGATCAACCGCTCGATGATCGGCAGCAACAACTGGGCCGTCGACGGCGCGCACAGTGCGCACGGCGGCGCGCTGCTCGCTAACGACATGCACCTCGGCTTGTCGTTGCCGAACATCTGGTACCGGCTATCGATGACGTGGCCGGGACCGGATGGACAGATGCGTCATGTCACGGGCGTCAGCCTGCCCGGTGTGCCGCTCGTGATCGCCGGTAGCAACGGGCAGATCGCGTGGGGCTTCACCGATAGCTACGGCCGCTACATCGATCTGATCGAACTGCAGCGCAATCCCGCCGATCCGTTGCAATACCGCGTCGCGGACGGCAGCTGGGCGCGCTCGACTGTCTACCATGAGCGCATCGCAGTTAAAGGTGCTGCACCGGTCGACCTGCCGGTGATCGAGACGCAATGGGGACCGCAGATCGTCGTCGGCTCGCATGCTTATGCGCTGCGCTGGGTCGCGCACGATCGCGAGGCGATCAACATGAACCTGCAGCAGCTCGAAGGGACCACGAGTGTCGCGGATGCGCTGCATGTCGCGCAAATCAGCGGGATTCCTACGCAGAATTTCACCGTCGCGGATGCGCACGGCAAGATCGGCTGGACGCTTGCCGGACCCGTGCCGCACCGTGACACAGCGACCGATCTACCGAACGGACCGCTTAGCGATCTGCCGTTCGATTCGGCTACCTATCGCGGCTGGCAGGGCTATCTGGCACCGGACGCGTATCCGTCGCGAATCGATCCGCCGCTCGGGCGCCTGTGGACCGCGAACAATCGCACCTTGCCGCTCGACGAGGCGGCGCTGTATGGCGACGGCGGCACCGACCTTGGCGCACGTGCCTCGCAGATCCGCGACGATCTGCTCGCGCTGCCCCACGCGAGCGAGCGCGACCTGCTGGCGATCCAGACCGACGACCGCGCGCTGTGGATCGAAACCTGGCGCCACGTCGCCCTCGACGCCCTCGATGCCGACGCGTTGAAGGACCATCCGCAACGCGCCGCATTTCGGCAAGCGATCGAGCAGTGGAACGGCCGCGCGGACGTCGATGGGACGGGCTACCGGCTGGTGCGCGGGTTCTACTTTTCGCTCTTCGACGCGTGGTTCGGCAAGCTCGACGCGACGCTCAAGGCAACCGACCCGAAGCTTGGCTATCGCGCCGCGAGTTCGCGTCACGAGGCGGTGATGGAGGCGCTCGCGGCTCACCACGCCTGGGTGCCGGACGGCTTCGCCGACTGGCGTGCCTTCATGCTCGACCGTATCGACCATACGATCGGTCAGTTGCCGGCCGGCACGAAGGTCGAGGACGCCCGCTGGGGCGAGCGCAATCGCTCGGCGATCGCGCACCCGTTCGCGCAGATGATCCCGGCGTGGCTGCCGTGGGTACGCGACTCGCTCAGCGCGCCGCACGATGAACTGCCGGGCGACTTCTACATGCCGCGCGTGCAGTCGCCGACATTCGGCGCATCCGAGCGGATGGTCGTATCACCGGGACGCGAGCAGGATGGCATCTTCGAGATGCCGGGCGGACAGTCGGGGCATCCGATGTCGCCGTACTTTCTCGCGGGGCATGAAGCCTGGGTGCATGGCGAGGCGACGCCGTTTCTGCCGGGCAGTGCGGTTCATCGGCTGGAATTGAGGCCGTGA
- the trmL gene encoding tRNA (uridine(34)/cytosine(34)/5-carboxymethylaminomethyluridine(34)-2'-O)-methyltransferase TrmL: protein MFNVVLVEPEIPPNTGNVIRLCANTGARLHLIEPLGFPLDDAKMRRAGLDYHEYAQMHVHANWSAFLATETPDPARMFAFTTRGAGRFHAHAFLPGDWFVFGAETRGLPDAVLDGFANEQRVRLPMRPGNRSLNLSNTVAIVVFEAWRQAGFEGGE from the coding sequence ATGTTCAACGTCGTTCTTGTCGAACCGGAAATTCCGCCCAATACCGGCAACGTGATTCGCCTGTGCGCCAACACCGGCGCGCGGCTGCATCTGATCGAGCCGCTAGGCTTCCCGCTCGACGACGCAAAAATGCGTCGCGCTGGCCTCGACTATCACGAGTACGCGCAGATGCATGTTCATGCGAACTGGTCCGCGTTCCTCGCAACCGAGACACCCGACCCCGCACGCATGTTTGCGTTCACGACACGCGGCGCCGGGCGTTTTCATGCGCATGCGTTCCTGCCTGGCGACTGGTTCGTGTTCGGCGCGGAGACGCGCGGTCTGCCCGATGCGGTGCTCGACGGCTTTGCGAACGAACAGCGCGTGCGCCTGCCGATGCGACCAGGCAACCGCAGCCTGAATCTGTCGAATACGGTGGCGATCGTGGTGTTCGAAGCGTGGCGTCAGGCGGGCTTCGAAGGGGGCGAGTGA